The following proteins come from a genomic window of Aspergillus luchuensis IFO 4308 DNA, chromosome 3, nearly complete sequence:
- a CDS encoding uncharacterized protein (COG:S;~EggNog:ENOG410PNX7;~InterPro:IPR010679,IPR010621;~PFAM:PF06863,PF06742;~SECRETED:SignalP(1-28)): protein MKLNLLVEILSVAATFGVTTLAASVTEATKFTLTYGYPLPEFARAAVPILNEVNSTNRFVHMRQLATSASQSVVRPNVDTLYSTAVIDLSHNDVVVDIPVAEDRYWVFPFYDVYGNNYVNLGSVENSKAGKYILRFNPDEKQSSGVQLFSDPEKRDGLQGYVNSPTPNGLIVVRYAVTNAAGDLQKIHALQNQSRLHTVKKDGRTSFRATVPPLTISLLNSSLPSDPATKIMQLTARIAPHNPPRNISDLERVNNMLREAGIRDGVYEPQKGQNLTAAYLASEVAMAKVASKPQNVRSLGNGWKELAPTVQGDYGENYVMREYVTYTGFLALRATEVLYPSYSTGPKGLCLGPRESYIFTFSSKPPLEQFGFWSLTAYNAEEYLVPNTLNRYALDDRSNLTYADDSLVYDSNANGDRSFQLLVQPADIEPPKNWTSNWLPAPKGGGDISLTLRFYAPTEQLRNGSWPYPVVQKVEAI, encoded by the exons ATGAAGCTGAACTTGCTGGTTGAAATTCTCTCTGTGGCAGCTACTTTTGGCGTTACTACTCTGGCCGCGTCGGTGACCGAAGCGACAAAATTTACTTTGACA TATGGTTATCCTCTCCCGGAGTTTGCGCGGGCCGCTGTCCCAATTCTAAATGAGGTCAATTCCACCAACCGCTTTGTGCATATGAGACAGCTGGCAACATCTGCCTCCCAGTCTGTGGTACGCCCCAATGTGGATACACTGTACTCGACAGCTGTTATTGATCTCTCCCATAATGATGTTGTGGTGGATATTCCCGTCGCCGAGGACAGATACTGGGTCTTCCCGTTCTACGATGTGTACGGCAACAACTATGTCAATCTGGGCAGCGTAGAGAACAGCAAAGCGGGAAAATACATTCTCCGTTTTAACCCCGACGAAAAGCAAAGTTCTGGTGTACAGCTGTTCAGTGACCCGGAAAAGCGCGATGGCCTACAGGGCTATGTCAATTCGCCAACACCAAATGGACTTATTGTCGTTCGATACGCCGTTACAAACGCTGCGGGAGACCTGCAAAAAATCCATGCTCTCCAAAACCAGAGCCGTCTTCATACCGTTAAAAAGGATGGTAGAACTAGTTTTCGAGCAACAGTCCCTCCCCTGACCATATCTCTGCTCAATTCGTCGCTACCTTCTGACCCAGCGACGAAGATTATGCAACTGACAGCGCGCATTGCACCGCACAACCCCCCGCGCAACATCTCCGACCTGGAGCGTGTCAATAACATGCTCAGAGAAGCTGGCATCAGGGACGGGGTATATGAGCCCCAGAAAGGCCAGAACTTAACTGCGGCATACCTTGCTTCGGAAGTGGCCATGGCCAAAGTAGCCAGTAAACCCCAGAACGTGCGTTCGCTCGGAAATGGATGGAAAGAGTTAGCTCCGACAGTACAGGGTGATTATGGCGAGAATTATGTGATGCGAGAATATGTGACATATACTGGCTTCCTCGCTCTCAGGGCCACGGAAGTGCTGTACCCATCTTATAGTACTGGCCCAAAGGGGCTATGCCTAGGCCCCAGGGAGTCATACATCTTCACGTTTTCCAGCAAGCCGCCTTTGGAGCAGTTTGGGTTCTGGAGTTTAACTGCGTACAATGCGGAGGAATACCTGGTTCCCAACACGCTGAATCGATATGCGCTGGACGACCGCTCAAACCTCACTTACGCTGATGACTCTCTGGTGTATGACAGCAATGCCAATGGTGATAGAAGCTTCCAGCTGCTGGTTCAGCCTGCAGATATTGAACCCCCAAAGAACTGGACGTCCAA CTGGCTCCCAGCTCCAAAGGGCGGAGGAGATATTTCCCTTACGC TCCGGTTCTATGCCCCAACTGAACAACTGCGCAATGGCTCATGGCCCTACCCGGTAGTGCAGAAAGTGGAAGCTATTTAG
- a CDS encoding uncharacterized protein (InterPro:IPR029063): MTTFLVQEDTYNTNNLDFKIQGIPESFSSFVIDFKAFFGVKPRHVSRRFSISLSDLSYQPKIYNPRADWAVTAAFNSFQALQASSHNPVQRFATIGTGSGTDAIAALDVFPHLHSIVMTDLHDEVVDKAKINLMSATEKVDGRVRAVARDATGLSGHGLVPLKDQVPFDLIYENLPNIPLPDDADLLDGQTSSTYFDCSDVSGMVPSFVSTALLDLHYVCLLQAKTFNLLTETGVVLSSMGSRIPIDTMLRLADAADFTGRILSMSWKVQSEPDSVIEGYATQQEKGLGPFYFYRVSTLRRVFGHLTAAEAGVRALEIENELLPHRLDAVTALKAHKQGIDIGHPVVVMASTRL; encoded by the exons ATGACTACATTTCTCGTGCAAGAAGACACTTACAACACAAACAACCTCGACTTCAAGATACAGGGAATCCCCGAATCTTTTAGCAGTTTCGTCATTGACTTCAAGGCTTTCTTTGGTGTCAAGCCCCGGCATGTCAGCCGGAGGTTCAGCATTTCCCTCTCAGACCTCAGCTACCAGCCGAAG ATCTATAACCCCCGTGCCGACTGGGCAGTAACTGCTGCCTTCAACTCGTTCCAGGCGCTCCAGGCTTCAAGTCACAATCCAGTGCAACGCTTTGCAACCATCGGTACTGGCTCAGGCACCGACGCCATTGCAGCGCTGGATGTCTTCCCTCACCTCCACAGCATTGTTATGACAGATCTCCATGATGAAGTCGTCGACAAGGCCAAGATCAATCTGATGTCTGCCACTGAAAAGGTCGACGGCCGGGTGAGGGCGGTTGCCAGGGACGCTACTGGGCTGTCTGGTCATGGCTTAGTGCCCCTCAAGGATCAGGTGCCTTTTGACCTGATATATGA AAATCTCCCCAATATTCCCCTACCGGATGACGCTGATCTCCTGGACGGTCAAACCTCCTCGACCTACTTTGATTGCTCAGACGTGTCGGGAATGGTTCCCTCGTTCGTGTCTACGGCTCTTCTAGACCTTCACTATGTCTGTCTCTTGCAGGCAAAGACCTTCAATCTGCTCACCGAAACTGGCGTCGTCCTATCAAGCATGGGCAGCAGAATCCCAATCGACACCATGCTTCGGCTAGCAGATGCAGCTGATTTCACTGGAAGAATCCTGTCCATGTCTTGGAAAGTGCAGAGTGAGCCAGACTCAGTGATTGAAGGGTACGCGACTCAGCAGGAGAAGGGACTTGGACCG TTCTATTTCTACCGCGTGAGTACGCTACGGCGCGTTTTCGGTCACCTAACAGCGGCTGAGGCCGGAGTTCGTGCGCTAGAGATTGAGAATGAGCTTTTGCCTCATCGATTGGATGCAGTGACTGCTTTGAAAGCTCACAAGCAAGGTATCGATATCGGTCACCCAGTTGTCGTTATGGCTAGCACTAGACTTTGA
- a CDS encoding uncharacterized protein (COG:S;~EggNog:ENOG410PW6M;~TransMembrane:5 (i109-130o150-172i184-203o209-233i546-568o)), translated as MSRALNVSRPSCNPFIHFCSPSAWQTAAFLMAPQHHYTLADQGEPEVEVVSENNTNSTGNAHAEATVPQNEKGFSDEPPATPSSVASTIEKGTPSTSHWTIGWMTPSSIITCFLLAASVASMHLGLFHWLDQREVEKTIKQPYVTALSVVFVNGFRTFLAAALGMSFIQMLWKDLRARPMRIGDIDAFLSVLTNPLYLGNVQLLTVAPIPFICALICWCIPIAMIFPAGALTVESKSFNTLANQSVPTFDPAFIGNGTFAGMMTEALWQPNSYDVYCGPTYKLTRVARQAMMAGHYLPASSPCATDCSYSISIPGPSFECRNYSSPDLYNWVNQTYPQTNMRGYLYIASQDSAARTNRSENVFDFGLRWKRDNEYDNLTCRAFEATYNLHITYTGSQQYVTAEVNPIRQLNSSYMYDDGGVSPRTGTLDSRINATTTGDTGGNVIDIFRRANLAAIQDTLVLALSGYIDMLIIHGQPSANTIISLTDLYTGPSNTPTFNITGASMQDLLKNITISLLTMNQTTTQVTVTNHLTVNVYSFSRPARLIATYFVCLGSALAFILFGGHALISNGISASMTGLFQTLCTTRASARLDDLAAKGCLGGRENVPDELRNLKVMFGEIQGKDGVRMAGLGSVDEVTPLKRGSI; from the exons ATGAGCCGGGCCTTAAATGTCTCGAGGCCGTCTTGCAATCCGTTCATCCACTTTTGTTCGCCGTCCGCTTGGCAGACTGCAGCCTTCCTCATGGCGCCTCAGCATCACTACACGCTGGCGGATCAAGGAGAACCGGAAGTAGAGGTAGTATCGGAGAACAATACAAACTCAACTGGGAATGCACACGCAGAGGCTACTGTACCCCAAAATGAAAAAGGATTTTCCGATGAACCTCCAGCAACCCCTTCGTCGGTCGCATCCACGATCGAAAAGGGCACACCCAGCACGTCCCACTGGACCATTGGGTGGATGACTCCAAGCTCCATCATTACATGCTTTCTCTTAG CGGCCTCTGTGGCCTCCATGCATCTCGGTCTTTTTCATTGGCTGGACCAGCGTGAAGTCGAAAAGACCATCAAGCAGCCATACGTGACAGCCCTATCTGTTGTATTCGTGAACGGGTTCCGGACCTTTCTGGCCGCCGCGTTGGGAATGTCTTTCATTCAGATGCTGTGGAAGGACCTGCGCGCGCGCCCGATGCGCATCGGCGACATTGACGCCTTCCTCTCAGTGCTGACGAACCCCCTCTACCTCGGAAATGTGCAGCTCCTAACTGTGGCTCCTATCCCGTTTATTTGTGCCTTGATATGTTGGTGTATCCCCATCGCCATGATCTTCCCAGCGGGTGCCCTGACCGTCGAGTCCAAGTCGTTCAATACCTTGGCCAACCAATCGGTTCCGACATTTGACCCAGCCTTCATTGGAAATGGCACTTTTGCTGGCATGATGACCGAAGCACTGTGGCAGCCCAATTCTTACGATGTCTATTG TGGACCTACCTATAAGCTTACCCGCGTCGCAAGACAGGCCATGATGGCGGGGCATTACCTTCCAGCTTCGTCTCCGTGTGCTACCGATTGCTCCTACAGTATTAGCATACCGGGCCCCAGCTTCGAGTGCCGCAACTACTCCTCTCCAGATCTCTACAACTGGGTCAACCAGACCTACCCTCAGACGAACATGAGAGGGTATCTTTACATCGCATCGCAAGACAGTGCTGCTCGCACAAACCGCTCAGAAAATGTTTTTGACTTCGGCCTGCGCTGGAAGAGGGACAATGAATACGACAACCTCACCTGCCGAGCATTCGAGGCGACCTACAATCTGCACATCACTTATACGGGGAGCCAACAATACGTCACAGCAGAGGTTAACCCAATTCGCCAGCTAAACAGCTCGTATATGTACGACGATGGTGGCGTATCTCCTCGGACTGGGACTCTGGACTCGCGAATCAATGCGACCACGACGGGAGACACCGGAGGCAATGTTATTGACATCTTCCGCCGGGCGAATTTGGCCGCTATCCAGGACACACTGGTCCTGGCACTCTCAGGATACATTGACATGCTCA TCATCCACGGCCAGCCATCAGCCAACACTATCATCTCCCTGACAGACCTATACACAGGCCCATCAAACACACCAACCTTCAACATTACAGGCGCTTCAATGCAAGATCTGTTGAAAAACATTACAATCTCCCTCTTGACCATGAACCAAACAACCACCCAGGTTACCGTTACGAACCATCTAACGGTGAACGTATACTCCTTTAGCCGACCGGCACGCCTGATCGCCACGTACTTTGTGTGCCTTGGATCGGCGTTGGCATTTATCCTCTTTGGTGGACACGCGCTAATTAGCAACGGTATTTCTGCCAGCATGACCGGCTTGTTTCAGACATTGTGTACTACTCGAGCCAGTGCACGGCTAGACGATCTGGCGGCTAAGGGGTGCTTGGGAGGTCGAGAGAATGTTCCGGATGAATTGAGGAACTTGAAGGTCATGTTCGGGGAAATCCAAGGGAAGGATGGCGTGCGCATGGCTGGACTAGGTTCTGTGGATGAGGTTACTCCGTTGAAGAGGGGCTCGATATGA
- a CDS encoding ankyrin repeat domain-containing protein (COG:K;~EggNog:ENOG410PNF0;~InterPro:IPR002110,IPR020683,IPR036770;~PFAM:PF13857,PF12796,PF00023,PF13637,PF13606;~go_function: GO:0005515 - protein binding [Evidence IEA]) — MGDGNTFDNKDNTVHNQAGSQVVYGSIYNNTFYTYDQDGARHIAEDKSHLDQKLLEAAAKGETAKVEHLLDNGANVSAADSQGHTVLHVAASGGHADIISILLRRGADKNARNRSNHRPSELARLLGHIPLANKLELNLL, encoded by the exons ATGGGTGACGGAAATACCTTTGACAACAAAGACAACACGGTTCACAACCAGGCTGGTAGTCAAGTTGTTTATGGCagtatctataataatacgTTCTATACCTATGATCAAG ATGGCGCACGGCATATTGCTGAGGATAAG TCTCATCTTGATCAGAAGCTCCTAGAAGCAGCCGCTAAAGGGGAGACTGCGAAAGTGGAACATCTGCTGGACAACGGCGCAAACGTTTCGGCCGCGGATTCGCAGGGTCACACAGTGCTTCATGTCGCTGCATCTGGCGGACACGCTGATATTATCAGCATCCTCTTGCGGCGAGGGGCTGACAAAAATGCGAGAAACCGCTCTAATCACCGTCCTTCGGAGCTCGCCAGGTTGCTTGGTCATATCCCCCTTGCGAACAAGCTGGAGCTGAATTTGCTATGA
- a CDS encoding esterase/lipase family protein (COG:S;~EggNog:ENOG410QDUB;~InterPro:IPR000073,IPR029058;~PFAM:PF05057,PF00561,PF07819) has product MIDIRRAFMHDGLDLSFSPGRPAGCPRNGRGRGKERGQAIPIARFKLSAWLFTYHAGRYKAIPGFLRHSKYEIRSLTSSVTGASSTYSAILCIKQTLIMTIFRSSAKASESEPQYGIKVLYDSNEAEVDIVFVHGLGGSRDATWTIDDVCWPQALLPQDLPKTRIMTFGYDSRVVSFTSALSQNGIVGNAEDLCAQLSRFRASSPERPIIFVAHSLGGLVCAQAVVAGNRSSPSDNTQIISKHVRGIVFLGTPFCGSEIANWVSRLNKVADYIFESNKANISDLKSKSDTLQHLIEEFANVLRKRDNSDDTILTTFFYEQLKTQGVMVVDRNSATIPGRGDMISIQADHKNICKFRSREDDEGYGLVLGALRKMMVEVPVKQKSSSPVFNFNNDGASIMNQAGQQTINGGMNFGSFAR; this is encoded by the exons ATGATCGACATCCGCCGGGCTTTTATGCATGATGGCTTGGACCTGTCTTTTTCGCCTGGTAGACCAGCAGGATGCCCAAGGAATGGGCGGGgcagaggaaaggaaagagggcAGGCAATACCTATAGCGAGATTCAAGTTGAGTGCCTGGCTATTCACGTATCATGCAGGCAGATATAAAGCCATCCCAGGCTTCCTTCGGCACTCAAAATATGAAATCAGATCACTTACATCCTCAGTGACTGGAGCTTCAAGCACTTACTCCGCCATTCTCTGCATAAAGCAGACACTCATCATGACTATCTTCCGGAGCTCGGCAAAGGCCAGTGAGAGCGAACCTCAGTATGGCATTAAAGTGTTGTACGACTCCAACGAAGCGGAGGTAGA TATCGTCTTTGTCCACGGTCTTGGCGGAAGTCGCGACGCAACCTGGACGATCGACGATGTGTGCTGGCCCCAAGCCCTTCTTCCGCAGGACTTACCCAAGACCCGTATCATGACTTTTGGATATGATTCACGGGTGGTCAGCTTCACATCCGCTTTATCGCAGAACGGAATTGTGGGAAATGCTGAGGATCTTTGTGCTCAGCTATCGCGGTTCAGAGCCTCTTCG CCAGAGCGCCCGATAATTTTCGTAGCTCATAGCTTGGGCGGCTTGGTCTGCGCACAG GCTGTCGTAGCAGGCAACCGCAGTTCCCCCTCCGACAATACACAAATTATCAGCAAACACGTCCGAGGAATAGTCTTCCTGGGAACCCCATTCTGCGGTTCCGAAATCGCAAACTGGGTGTCTCGTCTCAACAAAGTAGCGGATTATATTTTCGAGAGCAACAAAGCAAATATCTCAGACCTGAAAAGCAAATCAGACACACTGCAGCACCTGATCGAAGAGTTTGCGAACGTTTTGCGAAAACGTGACAACTCCGACGACACTATCCTGACCACCTTTTTCTATGAGCAGTTGAAAACACAGGGAGTTATG GTGGTTGACCGCAATTCTGCCACTATCCCCGGTCGCGGAGACATGATATCCATCCAAGCCGATCATAAGAACATCTGCAAGTTCCGATcgagggaggatgatgaaggatacGGATTGGTGCTTGGTGCactgaggaagatgatggttgaGGTACCCGTGAAGCAGAAGTCGAGT AGCCCtgtcttcaacttcaacaaTGATGGAGCTTCCATCATGAACCAGGCAGGCCAGCAGACTATCAATGGGGGAATGAACTTTGGGTCGTTTGCACGGTAG
- a CDS encoding O-methyltransferase (COG:S;~EggNog:ENOG410PUYG;~InterPro:IPR029063;~PFAM:PF13578,PF01596) translates to MSSPNPVDAPQHVLQLLSELHKKSLEQEATISKNGKFISTAVLGKGPAANPQAELDQLMLDKFIALDENKCQFTYQLINSMGATNIIEAGTSFGVSTIYLALAVAKTTAATGKSGTVIATEKEKSKADIARGYWHQCGEIVEKQIDLREGDLLETLKEGLPEIDLLLLDIWTPLALPTLKTVLPRLRHGAVVLTDNTISGAQGYADLLSFLRSPENGFRNMTLPFTNGFEMSVYLPQGK, encoded by the exons ATGTCATCCCCCAACCCCGTCGATGCCCCGCAACATGTCCTACAGCTCCTCTCCGAACTTCACAAAAAATCCCTAGAACAAGAAGCTACAATTTCCAAGAATGGCAAGTTCATTTCTACGGCTGTTCTCGGCAAGGGCCCTGCCGCCAACCCGCAAGCCGAATTGGACCAACTCATGCTCGACAAGTTCATCGCGCTGGACGAAAACAAATGCCAATTTACCTATCAGCTGATCAACTCCATGGGCGCTACCAATATCATCGAAGCAGGCACCAGCTTTGGGGTTAGCACTATCTACCTTGCTCTGGCTGTCGCAAAGACCACCGCGGCGACAGGCAAGTCTGGCACTGTCATCGcgacggagaaggagaaatcAAAGGCAGATATTGCGCGGGGCTACTGGCATCAGTGCGGTGAAATTGTGGAGAAACAGATCGATCTGAGAGAAGGTGATCTGCTTGAGACCCTGAAGGAAGGGCTGCCGGAGattgatcttctccttcttgata TCTGGACTCCACTAGCACTTCCTACCCTCAAAACCGTCCTCCCTCGCCTTCGACACGGTGCAGTGGTTCTTACTGATAATACGATCTCCGGCGCTCAGGGCTACGCGGATCTGCTGTCCTTCTTGAGATCACCTGAGAATGGCTTCCGCAATATGACGTTGCCTTTCACTAATGGGTTTGAGATGAGTGTTTACCTGCCGCAGGGAAAGTGA
- a CDS encoding glycosyltransferase family 69 protein (CAZy:GT69;~COG:S;~EggNog:ENOG410PGW7;~InterPro:IPR021047;~PFAM:PF11735;~SECRETED:SignalP(1-27)) translates to MTFGRPRPWRRLLLILGASAILFLLLSDEKPRWLATRAHSSCTGFDLASVSEVLHSRMKAESDYTPVEIHQFVCGIINHNMTATAHLECPATISRRYHTLIPVDGKHPKIQYFFALNLYQVIHIILPLMGSILEAIRYLGPEHCALSIVEGRSTDGTYEILSRLKPELDAMGVRYYFSRSPINPLGPGENRIKDLSELRNMALEPLITGARHKGGPFGHDPMIIFINDIGICAEDILELVYQQKVQDATMTCAFDWREEGVIHDVWVSRDLSGDLFFDISSDGRIWDSHNLFSHHGPTRERFAKHLPVQVYSCWGGMVTLDSGPFIDGHVEFRYSEEDECYMGEPTLLAQDLWRLGLGKVLAIPTVNVAYEYRWSLRAKEEKGYVHTILEGRYSPHDELVHWQKEPPKQIKCMPAWDDQSWVDAV, encoded by the coding sequence ATGACATTCGGACGCCCGAGACCATGGCGAAGGCTTTTGCTAATCCTTGGGGCCTCAGctattctcttccttcttctcagcgaTGAGAAACCACGGTGGTTAGCGACTCGTGCCCATAGCTCATGCACTGGGTTCGACCTTGCATCAGTATCCGAAGTCCTCCACTCGCGCATGAAGGCTGAAAGCGACTATACCCCGGTCGAGATCCATCAATTCGTGTGCGGCATTATCAACCATAACATGACTGCGACAGCTCACCTTGAGTGTCCCGCAACGATCAGCCGGCGTTACCATACACTGATTCCAGTCGACGGAAAGCACCCCAAAATTCAATACTTCTTTGCCCTCAACCTCTACCAAGTGATTCATATTATCCTCCCTCTGATGGGGAGCATTCTGGAGGCTATTCGATACCTGGGGCCGGAACACTGCGCTTTGTCGATCGTGGAGGGTCGGTCAACAGACGGAACATATGAGATCCTGTCTCGTTTGAAGCCGGAGCTGGATGCTATGGGGGTGCGATACTACTTCTCCCGGAGCCCGATAAACCCGCTTGGCCCGGGTGAAAATCGCATCAAGGACCTGTCCGAACTTCGGAATATGGCTCTCGAGCCTCTCATCACAGGAGCCAGACATAAGGGCGGTCCCTTTGGCCACGATCCtatgatcatcttcattaACGACATCGGTATCTGTGCAGAGGACATACTAGAGTTAGTGTACCAGCAAAAAGTGCAAGATGCGACAATGACATGTGCATTTGActggagagaggaaggagtcATTCATGATGTCTGGGTATCCCGAGACCTCTCTGGAGATCTCTTCTTTGACATCTCATCTGATGGGCGGATATGGGACTCTCATAACCTATTCTCCCATCATGGTCCCACTCGTGAGCGCTTTGCTAAGCATCTTCCCGTGCAGGTCTATAGCTGCTGGGGTGGAATGGTTACCTTAGACAGTGGCCCATTCATTGACGGGCATGTGGAATTCCGGTATTcagaggaggatgagtgcTATATGGGGGAGCCTACACTGCTGGCACAAGATCTCTGGCGCCTGGGTCTTGGGAAAGTGCTTGCTATTCCCACTGTGAATGTTGCATATGAGTATCGCTGGTCATTGAGGGctaaggaggagaagggctaCGTTCATACGATATTGGAAGGGCGATATTCCCCTCATGATGAGCTCGTCCATTGGCAGAAAGAGCCACCAAAGCAGATCAAATGCATGCCAGCCTGGGACGACCAGTCCTGGGTAGACGCTGTTTAA
- a CDS encoding DsbA family oxidoreductase (COG:Q;~EggNog:ENOG410PUJ8;~InterPro:IPR036249,IPR001853;~PFAM:PF01323;~go_function: GO:0016491 - oxidoreductase activity [Evidence IEA]) → MALIGITVISDPVCPWCYIGYRRLTKAIRLYQKTYPGGSQDRIRISWKPYFLDRDAPMESVPYIERMTQRLGADKVPAAKARLERLGVQEGIHFKFEGRFGNSLRAHQVMLLSELVSREEENYGRGDRDIATAVAEGIFRAHFEDELDITDIETLVRIAVYTSEGYLEEAKVRTWLEQGQGMEEVDDMAARARREGVHGVPYFRISGGEDAEGGALTLSGAQDVDEFLKALIAHKTGKELESADQEAGQAMTSC, encoded by the exons ATGGCACTCATCGGAATCACCGTCATCTCGGATCCAGTATGCCCGTGG TGCTACATCGGCTACCGCCGCCTAACCAAGGCCATCCGCCTATACCAGAAAACCTATCCCGGTGGAAGCCAAGATCGTATCCGCATCTCCTGGAAACCGTACTTTCTAGACCGCGATGCTCCAATGGAAAGTGTTCCCTACATAG AGCGAATGACCCAAAGACTCGGTGCTGATAAAGTTCCTGCCGCAAAAGCTCGGTTGGAGCGACTAGGCGTACAAGAAGGGATCCATTTCAAGTTCGAGGGACGATTCGGAAATAGTCTACGTGCGCATCaagtgatgttgttgagcgAGTTGGTTAgtcgggaagaagagaattatGGACGTGGCGATCGCGATATCGCTACGGCTGTTGCCGAAGGCATCTTCCGGGCTCATTTCGAGGATGAGCTGGATATCACTGATATTGAAACCCTGGTGCGCATTGCTGTGTACACTAGTGAGGGGTATTTGGAGGAAGCGAAAGTCCGGACCTGGCTTGAGCAGGGGCAAGgaatggaggaggttgatgatATGGCGGCGAGGGCTCGTCGGGAGGGCGTTCACGGTGTGCCATACTTTCGGATtagcggaggagaggatgctGAAGGTGGGGCGTTGACTTTAAGTGGTGCCCAGGATGTCGATGAGTTCCTGAAAGCTCTCATTGCACATAAAACAGGAAAGGAACTGGAATCTGCGGACCAGGAGGCAGGTCAGGCCATGACTTCGTGTTGA